CTTTATCTTGAAGACTGCCTATGATATCTTTATCGAGTCTTCCTTTAGTCTTTCAGATGGCTTTGACGACCGTCTGCTTGAGGACTATCAAAAGGCCATTATGGAAATTCCCAAAATCAGCAAGGTCAAGTCGCAAAGAGGTCGCACTTACGGTAGCAATATTTACCTGGATATCACGCTGGAGATGAACCCTGACCTGTCTGTTTTTGAGAGTCACGAGATTGCGGATCAAGTCGAATCTATGCTGGAGGAACGTTTTGGCGTCTTTGATACCGATGTTCATATTGAGCCAGCACCTATCCCTGAGGATGAAATTTTAGACAATGTCTACAAAAAATTGCTTATGCGCGAACAATTGATTGATCAGAGAAATCAACTGGAAGAATTCTTGGCTGACGATTTTGTCTATATTCGTCAAGATGGAGAACAGATGGATAAAGAGACCTATAAAGCCGAAAAAGAGTTGAATTCTGCTATCAAGGACATCCAAATCACTTCTATCAGTCAGAAAACAAAACTCATCTGCTATGAGTTAGATGGTATCGTCCATACCAGTATCTGGCGTCGCCACGAAACTTGGCAAAATGTCTTTCATCAAGAAACCAAAAAAGAATAGAGAAATCCTGTCATGAGACGGGATTTTTCTATTCTTCTAGCTATCAAAGTCACTTAGATACTCATAGCGTTCGTATTTTTCAAGGAGTGCTTCGTTTTTCTCATCCAGTTCTTTTTGGAGAGTAGCCAGTTTGCCAAAGTCAGAGCCGTTGGCCTGCATCTCCTCTTCAATAGCAGCGATACGATTTTCCAAGGTTTCAATATCGCCTTCAATGCTTGCCCACTCCTGCTTTTCTTGGTAGGTCATGCGTTTCTTGTCTTCACGGACCTTGATCACTTTCTCCTTTTCGGCCTTTTGCACTTGATTGGCCATCTCTGTTTCAAAGGCTTTTTCATCAAGATAGTCGGTGTAATGACCAAAGAAAGGACGAATCTTGCGATCCTCAAAAGCCAGAATCTTGGTCGCTACCTTATCCAAGAAATAACGGTCGTGACTAACTGTCAAAACAGGTCCCGCAAATCCTTGCAAGAAATTCTCCAAAACTGTCAAGGTTGCAATATCTAAATCATTGGTTGGCTCGTCTAAAAGAAGAACATTTGGTTTTTCCAAGAGCAGTTTGAGGAGATAAAGGCGTTTTTTCTCTCCCCCAGACAATTTCTCAATCAAGGTTCCATGCGTCGAACGTGGGAAAAGGAACTGCTCCAGCAACTCTGCAATCGAAGTTGTAGAACCACCGCTGGTCTTGACCTCTTCTGCCACTTCCTGCAAGTAATTGATCACTCGCTTGCTTTCATCCAAACCCTCAATTTGCTGAGAGAAATAGGCGATGCGAACAGTTTCCCCAATCACAACTTGTCCTGCTGTCGGCTCAAGACTGCCTGCAATCAGATTAAGCAGGGTTGATTTTCCAACACCGTTGTCCCCAACGATTCCAATACGGTCTTTGGCCTGCACCAAGAGATTAAAATCTTGCAAAATAGGCTTGTTTTCATAGGCAAATGAAACATCCTGAAACTCGATGACTTTCTTCCCAATCCGACTGGTTTCAAAGTTCATAGTCAAGTCTGTCTCAGCAACGCCGCCTGAAACTTCCTTTTTCAGGTCGTGGAAACGATTGATACGAGCCTGTTGCTTGGTCGCACGCGCCTGCGGTTGTCTACGCATCCAGGCCAATTCTTGCTTATAGAGTTGTTCCTTTTTGTGGAGAAGAGCCGCATCGCGTTCATCCTGTTCCGCCTTAAGGCGAACATAGTCCTGATAATTCCCTTGATACTCTGTCAAGCCTGCGCGATCCAACTCGAAAATCCGTGTTGACAAAGCGTCTAAGAAAT
The Streptococcus toyakuensis genome window above contains:
- a CDS encoding ABC-F family ATP-binding cassette domain-containing protein, with the protein product MSDFIVEKLSKSVGDKTVFKDISFIIHDLDRIGLIGVNGTGKTTLLDVLSGVSGFDGDVSPFSAKNDYQIGYLTQDPDFDDSKTVLDTVLSSDLKEIQLIREYELIMLNYSEDKQARLERVMAEMDSLQAWEIESQVKTVLSKLGIQDLSTPVGELSGGLRRRVQLAQVLLGNHDLLLLDEPTNHLDIATIEWLTLFLKNSKKTVLFITHDRYFLDALSTRIFELDRAGLTEYQGNYQDYVRLKAEQDERDAALLHKKEQLYKQELAWMRRQPQARATKQQARINRFHDLKKEVSGGVAETDLTMNFETSRIGKKVIEFQDVSFAYENKPILQDFNLLVQAKDRIGIVGDNGVGKSTLLNLIAGSLEPTAGQVVIGETVRIAYFSQQIEGLDESKRVINYLQEVAEEVKTSGGSTTSIAELLEQFLFPRSTHGTLIEKLSGGEKKRLYLLKLLLEKPNVLLLDEPTNDLDIATLTVLENFLQGFAGPVLTVSHDRYFLDKVATKILAFEDRKIRPFFGHYTDYLDEKAFETEMANQVQKAEKEKVIKVREDKKRMTYQEKQEWASIEGDIETLENRIAAIEEEMQANGSDFGKLATLQKELDEKNEALLEKYERYEYLSDFDS
- the mntE gene encoding CDF family manganese efflux transporter MntE encodes the protein MKQSISNLKLAERGAIISISTYLILSAAKLATGHLLHSSSLVADGFNNVSDIIGNVALLIGIRMARQPADRDHRFGHWKIEDLASLITSIIMFYVGFDVLRDTIQKILSHEETVIDPLGATLGIISAAIMFVVYLYNTRLSKKSNSKALKAAAKDNLSDAVTSLGTTIAILASSFNYPIVDKLVAIIITFFILKTAYDIFIESSFSLSDGFDDRLLEDYQKAIMEIPKISKVKSQRGRTYGSNIYLDITLEMNPDLSVFESHEIADQVESMLEERFGVFDTDVHIEPAPIPEDEILDNVYKKLLMREQLIDQRNQLEEFLADDFVYIRQDGEQMDKETYKAEKELNSAIKDIQITSISQKTKLICYELDGIVHTSIWRRHETWQNVFHQETKKE